ACCAACTTCTTCGCCTCGATACGGTACGCCTTCTCAAGGGAATACAATTTTGTTCTCGCTTACGATAGAAGAAAAAATGTCATCTACTACGAGTCTTACAGAACCTTTATCGACTCGGTTCTGATAAACGAAACGATGCAGGGACTTCGCGCTGTTTTCAACACCACCGCAATCAAAAATGTCTCACTCTCCCTAAGAGCCGGAGTCAGAAACATGGGTAACGACAAGAGGGTATCGCAGGATTTCGGTGCAAGTGCATATTTTACCAATCTCCCTTATGTTGCCGGTTACCTCGGTGCAAATGTAAGTTATCTAAAAAGCAACTATGTCGATGGCTTTAATTATGGAATTACATACTCACGAGATCTTATCGAAGACCTATTCGGTACATTTGGTTTCCGAAGAATTGACTACAATTTCCCCGCCGGAGGTTCAACTTTGGCACAAAACATCCTCTCCGTCGATCTTAACTGGACAATCAGCAAACAGTTTGATCTTTCCCTGAACTATGAAGGAGTCTTCGAAGAATCCAGCACCTTCAGCAGAATATTTGTGGATTTTACCACAAGATTTTAGGTTAGCTATTAGCTGTTTTTGGGGATGGTTCCACGGATATCACGGATTTTGCACAGATTTCACGGATGGGGATTTTGGCCCCGGCAGGGGTCATGTATGGGTAGAAATATGGCGATTACCAAAAAAAGAGCCCTTGTGGCGACATATGGGTAGGGGACGCAGATCCGCCCCGGCGGACATGGTACACGCAGATTAGACAGATTTTCGCGGAGGGGGATTTTTGAATGGTTCCACGGATATCACGGATTTTGCACAGATTTCACGGATGGGAATTTTGAGCCCCTGTGGCGGCATGTGTGTAGGGGACGCTGATCCACCACGGCGGACAGGTACACGCAGATTAGACAGAAATACGCAGAGAGGGATTTTTAAATGGTTTCACGGATATCACGGATTCAACACAGATTTCACGGATGGGAATTTTTGCCCCGGATGGGGTCATGTATGGGTAGAAAAAAATAATTCTACCCATATGTCGCCGCAAGGGCTCAATTTTGTTGGCAGGACAATCGAGACGATTGTCGCTCCTTTTCTGAAGTTAAAGGTTGTGGATATCGTCAAGTGATCTCTCTTTGCGGTCTCTGCGGTGAGTTTTAAAACCCTGATTCTACCCGGGAATGAATTCCCAGGCTATTGGTTTTCAAACTTCAAACCTCAAACCTGAAACTTCACATTTCAGGATTCAGCCCTCAAACTTCAAACTTCAAACCTCAAACCTCAAAAATTCAGCCCTCAGCCTTCAGAAATTCAGCCCTCAGCCTTCAAATTCATTTGAATTTTACCTGCACCACTCCTGAAGTGAGGACGGTTTCTGCACAATCTCTTACATAGACTCTGAACCAGCCGGACTGGTAAAAGGTTACCTGTTTGTAGAACCATGCCCAGTCTGGTTTTGTAACCATGGTTATGGTTGTTTCGTACGACTCGTAATCTTCTTCAATTCGATAGATTTCGAAGGAGACTTTCTCGCAACTTACGGTATATGGAAGTTTTACCAGGAAGTAGAAGTAACTGCCGTTTGCGGAGATGCTAAAAACTTCCGAGGCTTTTATTGGAGCACCTTTCTCAGTGACACCCTCACAGAAGGTAATTGATTGAGAAAAAGTTGCAACGGAGAGCAAAAAAACGAGGAGGAAAAGGTATCTTCTCATAAGGGACCTCATGAAAATGGTTAATGATTAAAAATAATTATTCCCCTTTCTCAAGTTAGTAAAAAAAATGTAATATTTTCATAGACGAACAATCGAATTTGTTAACTTTTTAACACAAGACGCCATCTTTATAGCCAAAACAATGATTCAAAACCTGCAAATACGCATTTCACATCCAATTAATAATTAATAAATCAAAACTCATAACTCCAAGCACTTTTCTCTTGCTCATGGCTTTAATTATCTTTATTTTTTAAATCGGTAAATAAATATTAAGTGAAGATCATGGAATTTCTTACAGGCAAAATGCATTTCCAGACAAATGGAAACTCGGACATAAAAGATTTAACTGCTGACATTGAAAAAATGATTGAAGAGAACGGTTACACTGAGGGGAGCGTTCACCTTTTTGTACCGGGCTCTACAGCGGCACTGACTACAATAGAATTCGAACCGGGGTTGTTGAAAGATTATCCCGAGTTTATGGACAGACTGGTTCCTTCGGGAAAGATATATCACCATGATATGACCTGGCACGACGGGAACGGACACTCCCACATCAGGGCGGCTCTTCAGGGTCCGTCACTCCTGATTCCTTTCATAAACGGGAAACTGACTCTCGGTACCTGGCAGCAGGTGATTTTTATCGATTTTGATACCAGGCCAAGGGAGAGAACGGTGGTTTATCAGTTTATTGCGAAAAAAAATAATGAAGTTTGAAGTTTGAGGTATGAAGTTTTAGGTTGATTATTGGATTTTTTGAAAATAAAAAGTAAGACAAAATGAAAAAAGTAATTATTGCACTGTTGTTGTTTATATCCGGAGTTTATGCGCAGGAACTGGAGTGGACGCCGTATTTTGCCACTCCCGAGGATTCGATTGTAATTATATATGATGCTTCTAAAGGAAATGCAGGCTTGACGAATGTTTTTCCCATTTACGCTCACACGGGTGTGATCACGACGGAAAGCACAGGACCCTCCGATTGGCGCTATGTAAAAACCAACTGGGGACAGAACACTCCCGAGACACAGCTTACATTTGTTGGTGGAACGAAGTGGAAAATTGCTTTCAAGATAAGGCAGTATTACAATGTCCCTGCGAATGAGACGATACTTCAGCTCGCTTTTGTTTTTAGAAATGCAGCCGGAACCCTGACCGGCAAGACTGCGGATGGTGGCGACATTTTTCTTCCACTCTCGCAGCCCGGGCAGACTGCAGCAATTCTTCAACCCGCGGTTTCGGGTATAATTGCGCAGAACACTTCTGTGCCCGTTCTCGCAATTGGCGCTGCAGGAACGCAGACGATGAAACTGTTTTTGAACGGTTCAGAAGTGGCTTCGGTAAACAACGATTCGATTACTTACCAGCTTACCGCCTCTCAGATCGGAAAAACCAGAATTAAAGCGGTTGCCATTTCAGGTACCGGAGGCGAAGGTTATGATTCAGTTTACTATGTAGTAAGAGGAGCGACTCCTGTGCAGGCAGTCCCGGCGGGAATGAAGGATGGTATAAACTACACCTCTTCCACTTCGGCAACAATGGTGCTGTATGCCCCGACAAAGCAGTTTGTATATTTTATCGGTGACATGAACGGATGGGAAATCGATCCCGCATACGAGCTTTACAAATCTCCCGACGGATTCAGATACTGGGTAACTTTGAATGGCCTAACACCCGGTAAGGAGTACAGATTCCAGTATTTTGTTGATAACGCCATCAAAATCGGCGATCCATATTCTGAAAAAGTGCTTGATCCCTGGAACGACAAATACATTGACAGCGTAAGATATCCCGGTTTGATCCCTTATCCTGTCGGTCTCACTTCGAATGTCGTCTCGGTTATGCAACCCGGTCAGACTCCGTACCAGTGGCAGGTAACAAATTTCCAGAAACCACCCAAAGAGAAACTCGTGGTTTACGAGCTGCTCATCAGGGACTTCACTTCGGAACAGACATACAAATCGATTACAGATACCCTCGGATATCTTCAGAGACTTGGAATCAACTGTCTTGAACTGATGCCGGTAATGGAATTTGAAGGGAACAACAGTTGGGGTTACAACCCGATGTTCCATATGGCAGTTGATAAATGGTACGGACCAAAAAACGAGCTTAAAAAACTGATTGACGAAGCTCATAAAAGAGGCATCGCAGTTGTTTTGGATATGGTGCTCAATCATGCATTTGGTCTTAACCCCATGGTGCGTCTCTACTGGGATGCTGCCAACAACAGACCTGCTGCCAACAGTCCGTGGTTTAATCCAATAGCGAGACATCCATACAATGTCGGCTACGATTTCAATCATGAGAGTCAGGCAACCAAAGATTATGTGGACAGAGTAAACAGATTCTGGATTGAAGAATACAAATTTGACGGCTTCAGATTCGATCTCTCAAAAGGATTTACACAGACCAACAGCGGAAGCAATGTCGGTCAGTGGGGACAATATGACCAGTCGCGTATCAATCTGTTAAAGAGAATGGCACAGCAAATCTGGACAGTTGACCCCAATTCTTATGTAATTCTCGAGCATTTTGCCGATAACAGTGAAGAAATTGCCCTCGCTAATGAAGGTATGATGCTTTGGGGCAACCACAATTCGAACTACAATGAAGCCACAATGGGATGGCACGATAACAACAAGTCGAACTTCAGCGGCATCTCCTGGAAAAACAGAAATTTCAGTTCCCCTAAACTTGTCGGATACATGGAATCGCACGATGAAGAGAGAACGATGGCGAAAAATCTCCTTTATGGTGCTTCGAGTGGCGGATATAATGTGAAAAGTCTTTCGACAGCCATTGCGAGGGAGAAACTTGCAGGAGCATTCTTCTTTACAGTTCCCGGACCGAAAATGATCTGGCAGTTTGGTGAACTTGCATATGATGTTTCCATATTCTATCCTTGTGGTACCGATGCATGCAAGACAGACCCCAAGCCTGTAAAGTGGGAGTATTATTCTGACGGCAGAAGGCTCAATCTCTACAAAACCTGGGCAGAGCTGATTAATCTGAAAAAGAACTATGACGCATTCAGCAGTACCGATTTTACAATCGATGCTGCTACGGCATTAAAGACAATAAAGATAAATCACTCACAGATGAATGTGGTTATCACAGGAAACTTTGGTGTTACACAGGCGAGCTACAATCCCGGTTTCCAGAACACAGGGAAGTGGTACGATTTCTTCTCGGGCGATTCGATGACCGTTTCCGATGTCAACATGTCGGTTTCGCTCCTTCCCGGTGAATTCAAAATTTACACAACACAGAAACTTCCGACTCCTGAACCGGGAATCGCCACATCGATTTTCGAGAAAGACGAGAACGAACTTCCGGTGGATTTTAATCTGGATCAGAATTTCCCGAATCCTTTCAATCCATCGACTAAAATCAGCTTTAGCATTCCACAGTCGGGGATGGTAAATCTGGCAGTCTACAATTCTGTCGGTGAGCTTGTAAAAGTGCTGGTGAATGAGCAGATGTCGCAGGGGAAGTACAATGTCGATTTTGACGGAGCGGGTCTCTCGAGCGGGATTTACTTTTACAGATTAGTCTCTGAGGGAACAGTTTTGAGCAAAAAAATGATCCTGTTGAAGTGATTTTTCAGGAACGAATAAACATTGTGAATAGAAATAACCTGAGGAGTGTTTGAGACCGAAGTCGCTATTCTTCGTCGTTTTGGGAGCATTTTTATTTTTTCAGGGGTGTAAGACTACACCCCCTGTTAAAATTGAGGATGATGTTACCGGTGGAATTGTGGTAAAGGGAAGTCCCGCGGGGGCTGCAATTTTTCTTGACGGAGTAAATACCGGAAAGACACTTCCCGATACTCTTCTTGCAAAGGCGGGATCACATGCTCTAAGAGTTGAGAAGGACGGGTATGTCTCCGAGACACGGAATATTGTGATTGGAGCTTTTTCGCTGGGAGAGGAGACTTTCAATCTTTCACCAGTGACTGAGCAAAAGCTCGTGATCATTGAAGATTTTGCAAATGTCAGTTGTGTCCCCTGTGTCACTTCGAACAGGATATTGCGCTCACTCGAGACCGGTACTTTGCTCGATAAAAATGTCATAATGATCAAATATCATGTTAACTACCCTTCCCCTCAGGATCCCTTTTATCAGGCGAACAAGGCTTCGATAGATAACCGGGCTCAGTTTTACAAAATATTTTCCACGCCGACCACATACATAGACGGGAAACTAAAGCCCGTATCAAGCGATTCAAACCAGATAAAGCAGTATGTTGATCAGCAGCTTGGTGCCCCTGCGCGCTTCAGGATGAGCATCAAAGATTCCACTTCGGGAGGAGTTCTCTATTCCACGGTGAATATAAAAATCCTCGACCTGCCGCAGGTTGATTCAAATGAGACGGTCATGCATGTTTATGCAATTCAGACCGAAACCTCGTTCACAACACCACCGGGTTCAAATGGTGAAACTCTCTTTCATAATGTAGTCCGTGGATTTCTTTCCGGTTCGGGGGGGATAATTCCTCACCTCACAGGAAATGGTCAGGAGCTCAGCTTCAAACTTTCAATTGCCATCAACAGCGGCTGGGATTTGTCGAAGTTGAGGGTGGTGGCATTCCTGCAAAACAAAACCACAAAAGAGATATATCAGTCAGCAATTTCCAAGAGATAACTTTCAAGATGCGTAAATCAGTTTTATTGGCTTTGGTTTTTCTGCTTTTTCCGGCAGTAACCGCGGCACAGACATTTGAATTCACACCAAATCATACAGTTCTTAGCGACTCACTCGGCTGCGAGCTCGTCTTTGATTTTACATTCAGAAATTTGACCAACTCCCCGCAGACAATTTATATCGTGAGGACCCGGGAAAATCTGCCTCATCAGGACTGGACATCGTCGATGTGTTTTGATTTGGGATGTTTTGCCCCGTTTGTGGACAGTGTTGCCACCACCCCCGATTTCTCAAGTTCACCACTTCAACCGATGGAAACCAGGGATTTCTCGGTACATATTTTTACTTCAACAATTAATGGAACCGGGACAGTCACAGTAAAAGCTGTGAACATGAACCAGCCTGCAGAATTCTATACCGTTGAGTTGACGGGAAGAACCATGCCCGTATCAGTGGAAGATGTTGACCTTGTTAGCGGTTTCAGGCTCGATCAGAACTTCCCCAATCCCTTTAATCCCTCCACTTCGGTATCATTCAGGCTTCCGAAGAGTTCGGATGTGTCACTGACAGTTTATAACTCACTTGGGATCAATGTGAAGGAAGTCTTGAACGGGTATATGTCAGAGGGTGAACATCGCGTGAGCATTGATGCAAGCGACCTTTCATCGGGGGTTTATTTTTACAGGCTCAAAGCGGGTGGTCTTGTTACAACCGGAAAAATGATACTGGAGAAATAATGCTTAAGTCAATAATCCTGTTCTCAGTTCTTTTGGCAAGCTGCCTTTTTGCTCAGACCGGTCAGAAGGCTCCCGGTTTTACACTGGAAAACCTCGAAGGAGAGGCTGTCGCACTGCGGGACCACGGTGACAGCAGTGTGGTTCTCATCAGTTTTTGGGCGACCTGGTGCAAACCGTGTATGGAGGAGCTTCCGGAAGTTGAGAAAATTTATTCCGAACTTGCCGGCAGGGGTCTGAAGGGATTCGCCATCTCGGTTGACGGCGAGAGAACCGTTGCGAAAGTTGAACCCTTTGTCAAATCGAAGAAAATGACAATTCCGGTACTTCTCGATACGAACGGCGATGTGGCAAGATTGTTTTATGCAAAGGATGTCCCCCATACAGTTTTGATCGACAAAAAAGGTGAAGTCGTTTATTCTCATTCAGGCTACAAAAAAGGGGATGAGATACAACTGAAAGAAAAGATAATCGAATTGCTGGGAAGTGAATGATGAATAAAGTTTTTCTGCTTCTGCTGACCATACCGTTTACTGTCTTTACTCAGGATATTCCCGCCCCCAGACTACCGAAAGGGGTAACAATTCTAAATCAGACAAAAGCCTCGTATGATTTTGAGAAAAAGATATCGATATTTGAAGACTGGCTTAACCTTGACTACAGATACGAAAATTTTTCAGCGGGAATCAGATATGAATCATTCCTTCCTAACGACCCGAGTCCTGCAATCAGCAGAGGAAAGGAAAAATATTCCGATCTCGCTTTTAAGTACTTTACTGTCAATTTCGGTGATAAAAAGACAAACTTTGAAATAACCGCCGGAAACTACTATGCCCTGGTTGGGAGAGGCATGGTGCTCAGAAGCTATGAAGACAGGAATCTCCGGCTTGACAACAACCTGCAGGGCGTTTTGGTTAAGGCAGGTTACAGAAATTTCAGACTTACGGCGCTTGCGGGTTCGGCTGCCAACTCAAACAACGAGAGAAAAGATGTTCTTTATCTTGCCGATTTTGAGTATCGCGGACTGAAGTGGCTTAAAGGAGGTGTAACGCTCGCTTCAAACAAACCTGAATTTGATAATGTTTCACGCACAGATATTGGTTCATTGCGTCTTGAGACATCTTTTGGTGCATTTGACGGGTACTTCGAATACGCTGTAAAGAAGAACGCTGACATTCAGAATGCTGTTTTTAACAGCTCGGAGAGTTTTGCCGGCAAGGGGATTTATGCATCCGCATCATACTGGTACGACATCTTTTCGATAACAGGGGAATACAAGTATTACGATAATTTCGGGTTCAGATCTTTTGATCAGACGATAAATTACAATCAGCCCCCTGCCACCCGGAAAGATTACAGCTACCAACTCTTTAACCGGCATCCTTCCACACTTGATGCTGACAATGAGCAGGGTTATCAGGTGGAAGCCAATGCAAATTTAAGTGACAACTCCTCCCTGCTCCTTCAGTTCTCGGAGGCGAAAACACTCGACAAGGATTCATACATTCAGAGGATTTACGGACAGAATCTGGAACCTCGCGTTAAATTGAGAGAGATTTACGGACAGTACTCAAACGAATGGTCGGAAAAATTCAAAACCACAATTGCACTCGGTTACAACGAGGAACTCGACGAAAATACAAAAAACTACACCGGCGTTTTGGATATCAGATATTCAATTGACCCCCGAAACACCCTGAGGTTTATTTTCGAACATCAGCAGTCGAACAACAGAACAACCCTTGAGGATTATTTTTCCGATGTTTTCACGATGGAATATTTAAGGTCACCAAAATATTCGATTGCACTTGTTGCAGAAATGAAGACGAGAGAACCGAACCCCGGAAATACTGTCAGAACACTTTGGAGTTATGTTCAAGGGACGATCAAGATAGGGGAACACACCGACTTAAGTCTGCTCGCGGGCTCGAGGGAAGCAGGAATAATATGTATCGGAGGTGTTTGCCGGTATGAACCCGAGTTCAGAGGTGTCGAGATAAAGATGGTGAACAGGTTCTAAACGGGTTATCCGGGTTTAAATTTTGGATACCGGTGATAAAAATTTTGTAAAAAGGGATTTCTTTCTTAATATTGCATCATACAATTAAAAAAATGAATCCTTTAATGTTTAACTTTCCCGGTACAAAGAGCCAAAGGAACAGAATTTGATACGGTTTATCCTTTTACTGATTTTTATTGCTGCCATCGGAGTGATCTATTATCTCCTGTTGGATGGTTATGGTGGACCGTTTGAGGGATTCATGAACAATTACGCTCTTGAGACTACCGGTGTAATAGCCGCATATTTTTTAAGCGTTCTCTTCAAACAAGTAAGCGGGAATAAATTTGCCAAGGCATTTATTATATTCCTTTTTGCGTCCATAATCGAGGTTGCCCAGTTGCTGGAAATAAATGTGTTCGGGTCCGTATTCGATCCTCTCGATTTTGTATTTTATGCCTTGGGACTCGGAGTTGCTCTCTTCATCGATACACAGTTGATTCCCCGTCTCGACGGTACTTACGAAAAGATAAAGTTTTAATCACAATAATTTAACTTCAAATGAAAAAAGTACTTAAATATGCCGGCATTTCGCTGGGTGCCATCTTTTTGGTTATTCAGATATTTCAGGTAGATCATACCAATCCCGAAGTAAGATCTGAACCTCCATGGGATTCACCTCGGACGAGAGAGCTGGCTAAAAGAGCCTGTTTCGATTGTCACAGTGCCGAAACAAACTGGCCCTGGTACTCATACATTGCACCGGCATCGTGGAAAGTATTTAACAATGTGAAAAACGGCAGGCGC
This is a stretch of genomic DNA from Bacteroidota bacterium. It encodes these proteins:
- a CDS encoding DUF6029 family protein; its protein translation is MMNKVFLLLLTIPFTVFTQDIPAPRLPKGVTILNQTKASYDFEKKISIFEDWLNLDYRYENFSAGIRYESFLPNDPSPAISRGKEKYSDLAFKYFTVNFGDKKTNFEITAGNYYALVGRGMVLRSYEDRNLRLDNNLQGVLVKAGYRNFRLTALAGSAANSNNERKDVLYLADFEYRGLKWLKGGVTLASNKPEFDNVSRTDIGSLRLETSFGAFDGYFEYAVKKNADIQNAVFNSSESFAGKGIYASASYWYDIFSITGEYKYYDNFGFRSFDQTINYNQPPATRKDYSYQLFNRHPSTLDADNEQGYQVEANANLSDNSSLLLQFSEAKTLDKDSYIQRIYGQNLEPRVKLREIYGQYSNEWSEKFKTTIALGYNEELDENTKNYTGVLDIRYSIDPRNTLRFIFEHQQSNNRTTLEDYFSDVFTMEYLRSPKYSIALVAEMKTREPNPGNTVRTLWSYVQGTIKIGEHTDLSLLAGSREAGIICIGGVCRYEPEFRGVEIKMVNRF
- a CDS encoding TlpA family protein disulfide reductase, whose product is MLKSIILFSVLLASCLFAQTGQKAPGFTLENLEGEAVALRDHGDSSVVLISFWATWCKPCMEELPEVEKIYSELAGRGLKGFAISVDGERTVAKVEPFVKSKKMTIPVLLDTNGDVARLFYAKDVPHTVLIDKKGEVVYSHSGYKKGDEIQLKEKIIELLGSE
- a CDS encoding T9SS type A sorting domain-containing protein, whose translation is MRKSVLLALVFLLFPAVTAAQTFEFTPNHTVLSDSLGCELVFDFTFRNLTNSPQTIYIVRTRENLPHQDWTSSMCFDLGCFAPFVDSVATTPDFSSSPLQPMETRDFSVHIFTSTINGTGTVTVKAVNMNQPAEFYTVELTGRTMPVSVEDVDLVSGFRLDQNFPNPFNPSTSVSFRLPKSSDVSLTVYNSLGINVKEVLNGYMSEGEHRVSIDASDLSSGVYFYRLKAGGLVTTGKMILEK
- a CDS encoding PEGA domain-containing protein is translated as MRPKSLFFVVLGAFLFFQGCKTTPPVKIEDDVTGGIVVKGSPAGAAIFLDGVNTGKTLPDTLLAKAGSHALRVEKDGYVSETRNIVIGAFSLGEETFNLSPVTEQKLVIIEDFANVSCVPCVTSNRILRSLETGTLLDKNVIMIKYHVNYPSPQDPFYQANKASIDNRAQFYKIFSTPTTYIDGKLKPVSSDSNQIKQYVDQQLGAPARFRMSIKDSTSGGVLYSTVNIKILDLPQVDSNETVMHVYAIQTETSFTTPPGSNGETLFHNVVRGFLSGSGGIIPHLTGNGQELSFKLSIAINSGWDLSKLRVVAFLQNKTTKEIYQSAISKR
- a CDS encoding secondary thiamine-phosphate synthase enzyme YjbQ, whose translation is MEFLTGKMHFQTNGNSDIKDLTADIEKMIEENGYTEGSVHLFVPGSTAALTTIEFEPGLLKDYPEFMDRLVPSGKIYHHDMTWHDGNGHSHIRAALQGPSLLIPFINGKLTLGTWQQVIFIDFDTRPRERTVVYQFIAKKNNEV
- a CDS encoding T9SS type A sorting domain-containing protein, with translation MKKVIIALLLFISGVYAQELEWTPYFATPEDSIVIIYDASKGNAGLTNVFPIYAHTGVITTESTGPSDWRYVKTNWGQNTPETQLTFVGGTKWKIAFKIRQYYNVPANETILQLAFVFRNAAGTLTGKTADGGDIFLPLSQPGQTAAILQPAVSGIIAQNTSVPVLAIGAAGTQTMKLFLNGSEVASVNNDSITYQLTASQIGKTRIKAVAISGTGGEGYDSVYYVVRGATPVQAVPAGMKDGINYTSSTSATMVLYAPTKQFVYFIGDMNGWEIDPAYELYKSPDGFRYWVTLNGLTPGKEYRFQYFVDNAIKIGDPYSEKVLDPWNDKYIDSVRYPGLIPYPVGLTSNVVSVMQPGQTPYQWQVTNFQKPPKEKLVVYELLIRDFTSEQTYKSITDTLGYLQRLGINCLELMPVMEFEGNNSWGYNPMFHMAVDKWYGPKNELKKLIDEAHKRGIAVVLDMVLNHAFGLNPMVRLYWDAANNRPAANSPWFNPIARHPYNVGYDFNHESQATKDYVDRVNRFWIEEYKFDGFRFDLSKGFTQTNSGSNVGQWGQYDQSRINLLKRMAQQIWTVDPNSYVILEHFADNSEEIALANEGMMLWGNHNSNYNEATMGWHDNNKSNFSGISWKNRNFSSPKLVGYMESHDEERTMAKNLLYGASSGGYNVKSLSTAIAREKLAGAFFFTVPGPKMIWQFGELAYDVSIFYPCGTDACKTDPKPVKWEYYSDGRRLNLYKTWAELINLKKNYDAFSSTDFTIDAATALKTIKINHSQMNVVITGNFGVTQASYNPGFQNTGKWYDFFSGDSMTVSDVNMSVSLLPGEFKIYTTQKLPTPEPGIATSIFEKDENELPVDFNLDQNFPNPFNPSTKISFSIPQSGMVNLAVYNSVGELVKVLVNEQMSQGKYNVDFDGAGLSSGIYFYRLVSEGTVLSKKMILLK